A single region of the Streptomyces diastaticus subsp. diastaticus genome encodes:
- a CDS encoding complex I subunit 4 family protein — MPDIREPVLQLLLAAALAGPLVGALTALLPAPPGLKGKNPDQAVLRHGVVVTGAVLLLTLALAAGFDHSRPSVMQADTDISWIPALDVRLHLGVDGISLPLLVLTALLTFLCALYSYFRPPTGASPKAFVALLLLLETGTLATFAVLDLILFFLAFETVLIPMYFLIARWGGAAREQAAGKFIVYTLLGSVIMLLGLLLIGLKAGTFDMVTLAADGGSSLSVTVQVLAVIAVGLGLAVKSPMWPLHSWLPDAHTAAPTVGSVLLAGVLLKMGTYGFVRILLPATPDGLHAFAPYLGALAAVGIVHGSLVCLSLVREGGKGDLKRLIAYSSVGHMGFVLLGIATMTPTGVNGALFANIAHGLITGLLFFLVGAVKDRTGSTGVDALAGVAGAALYGRAPRLGALLAFAAVASLGLPGLAGFWGEMLAMFGAFQPAAGLSRAAFLVYLALAGLGTLLTAAYLLLVVRRVCMGAVPEGAPPLADVRGHEAATWTPLVALTVLAGVWPAVLLGLTDPAVQKLLAGGAS; from the coding sequence GTGCCCGACATCAGAGAACCCGTGCTCCAACTGCTCCTCGCCGCAGCCCTCGCCGGACCCCTCGTCGGCGCCCTCACCGCCCTGCTGCCCGCTCCGCCCGGCCTCAAGGGGAAGAACCCCGACCAGGCCGTGCTGCGCCACGGCGTCGTCGTCACCGGCGCGGTCCTGCTGCTCACCCTGGCCCTCGCCGCCGGGTTCGACCACAGCAGGCCCTCGGTGATGCAGGCCGACACCGACATCAGCTGGATCCCCGCCCTCGACGTCCGCCTCCACCTGGGCGTCGACGGCATCTCCCTGCCCTTGCTCGTCCTCACCGCGCTCCTCACCTTCCTCTGCGCGCTCTACAGCTACTTCCGGCCCCCCACCGGGGCCTCGCCGAAGGCGTTCGTCGCGCTGCTGCTCCTGCTGGAGACCGGCACGCTCGCCACCTTCGCCGTCCTCGATCTGATCCTGTTCTTCCTGGCCTTCGAGACGGTCCTCATCCCCATGTACTTCCTCATCGCCCGCTGGGGCGGCGCCGCCCGCGAACAGGCGGCGGGGAAGTTCATCGTCTACACCCTCCTCGGCTCCGTGATCATGCTGCTCGGCCTGCTCCTCATCGGGCTGAAGGCAGGCACGTTCGACATGGTGACGCTCGCCGCGGACGGCGGGTCGTCACTCTCCGTAACTGTACAGGTTCTCGCCGTCATCGCGGTAGGTCTCGGCCTCGCCGTCAAATCCCCGATGTGGCCGCTGCACAGCTGGCTGCCCGACGCGCACACCGCCGCGCCCACGGTCGGCTCGGTCCTGCTCGCCGGTGTCCTGCTGAAGATGGGCACCTACGGCTTCGTCCGCATCCTGCTGCCCGCGACCCCCGACGGGCTCCACGCCTTCGCCCCCTACCTCGGGGCCCTCGCCGCCGTCGGCATCGTCCACGGCTCGCTGGTCTGCCTCTCCCTGGTCCGCGAGGGCGGCAAGGGCGACCTCAAGCGCCTCATCGCCTACTCCTCCGTCGGCCACATGGGCTTCGTGCTGCTCGGCATCGCCACCATGACGCCCACCGGCGTCAACGGCGCCCTCTTCGCCAACATCGCGCACGGCCTCATCACCGGCCTGCTCTTCTTCCTCGTCGGCGCCGTCAAGGACCGCACCGGTTCCACCGGCGTCGACGCCCTCGCCGGAGTCGCCGGAGCCGCCCTCTACGGCCGGGCCCCGCGCCTCGGCGCCCTCCTCGCCTTCGCCGCCGTCGCCTCGCTCGGACTGCCGGGCCTCGCCGGCTTCTGGGGCGAGATGCTCGCCATGTTCGGCGCCTTCCAGCCCGCCGCCGGACTCAGCCGCGCCGCCTTCCTCGTCTACCTCGCCCTCGCCGGACTCGGCACCCTGCTCACCGCCGCGTACCTGCTCCTGGTGGTCCGCCGGGTCTGCATGGGCGCCGTCCCCGAGGGGGCCCCGCCGCTCGCCGACGTCCGGGGGCACGAAGCCGCCACCTGGACCCCGCTCGTCGCCCTGACCGTCCTCGCCGGAGTCTGGCCCGCAGTCCTGCTCGGCCTCACCGACCCCGCCGTGCAGAAGCTTCTCGCAGGAGGCGCCTCATGA
- a CDS encoding NADH-quinone oxidoreductase subunit N: MTAPAMAALAQPALAAQAQPVDWLAIAPPTLTAVLALVVLVADLFLPEHRRPLLGVITLGGLAAALLSLLPLVGEDRATFCVAAEAGGACSYTADGFTLVVQFLVLGGALLTALLSLATVRDDRLPAGEYWFLLLASAAGAALLPASRDLATLVIALEVASLPAFALVGLRRGERRSAEAALKFFLSSVAATAVTLLGVSFVYATTGTLHLTEIAARLPGADPRLHTLAQAGVVLTLVGFAFKAAAAPFHFWVPDTYTGAPVPVAGHLSVVGKTAGLTGIVLVTTRAFPSHGDVWGPLLAVLAAVTMTAGNVAALRQRPGRRHSAVRLLAWSSVGQAGYLLVPLAAAAYTGSPDEAVGATLAYALMYAAVNLGAFAVVAVVTRSRPAGRLTDHRALYATHPAHALALGFFLLCLAGLPPGVIGLFAKVAVFSAAVDAGLGWLAVVMAANVVVALVYYLRWTALLFRPAADGAALPRAVPRTLTATVALAALIGVALSGAPQLILRFTATSLF; encoded by the coding sequence ATGACCGCGCCGGCCATGGCCGCCCTCGCCCAGCCCGCGCTCGCCGCCCAGGCGCAGCCCGTGGACTGGCTCGCGATCGCCCCGCCCACGCTGACGGCCGTCCTCGCCCTGGTCGTCCTCGTCGCCGACCTGTTCCTGCCCGAGCACCGCAGACCACTCCTCGGAGTGATCACGCTCGGCGGACTCGCCGCCGCCCTGCTCAGCCTGCTGCCCCTCGTCGGCGAGGACCGCGCCACCTTCTGCGTCGCCGCCGAGGCGGGCGGCGCGTGCAGCTACACCGCGGACGGCTTCACCCTCGTGGTCCAGTTCCTGGTCCTCGGTGGCGCGCTGCTCACCGCCCTGCTCTCGCTCGCCACCGTCCGCGACGACCGGCTGCCCGCGGGCGAGTACTGGTTCCTGCTGCTGGCCTCCGCCGCCGGCGCCGCTCTGCTGCCCGCCTCCCGCGACCTCGCCACCCTCGTCATCGCCCTCGAAGTCGCCTCCCTGCCCGCCTTCGCCCTGGTCGGACTGCGCCGCGGCGAGCGCCGCTCCGCCGAGGCCGCCCTCAAGTTCTTCCTCTCCTCGGTCGCCGCCACCGCCGTCACCCTCCTCGGCGTCAGCTTCGTCTACGCCACCACCGGCACCCTCCACCTCACCGAGATCGCCGCCCGCCTGCCCGGCGCCGACCCCCGCCTGCACACCCTGGCCCAGGCCGGCGTCGTCCTCACCCTCGTCGGCTTCGCCTTCAAGGCCGCCGCCGCGCCCTTCCACTTCTGGGTCCCCGACACGTACACCGGCGCCCCCGTGCCCGTCGCCGGACACCTCTCCGTGGTCGGCAAGACCGCCGGGCTGACCGGCATCGTCCTGGTGACCACTCGCGCCTTCCCCTCCCACGGTGACGTGTGGGGGCCCCTCCTGGCCGTCCTCGCCGCCGTCACCATGACCGCGGGCAACGTCGCCGCCCTGCGCCAGCGACCCGGCCGCCGCCACAGCGCCGTACGCCTGCTCGCGTGGTCCTCCGTCGGCCAGGCCGGCTACCTCCTCGTCCCGCTCGCCGCCGCCGCGTACACCGGCAGCCCCGACGAGGCCGTCGGCGCCACCCTCGCGTACGCCCTCATGTACGCCGCCGTGAACCTCGGCGCCTTCGCCGTCGTCGCCGTCGTCACCCGTTCCCGCCCGGCCGGGCGCCTCACCGACCACCGCGCCCTGTACGCCACCCACCCGGCCCACGCCCTCGCCCTCGGCTTCTTCCTGCTCTGCCTGGCCGGGCTGCCGCCTGGGGTCATCGGCCTCTTCGCCAAGGTGGCGGTCTTCTCGGCCGCCGTCGACGCCGGCCTCGGCTGGCTCGCCGTCGTGATGGCCGCCAACGTGGTCGTCGCCCTCGTCTACTACCTGCGCTGGACGGCCCTGCTCTTCCGCCCCGCCGCCGACGGGGCCGCCCTGCCGCGGGCCGTCCCTCGCACGCTGACCGCGACCGTCGCCCTCGCGGCCCTCATCGGCGTGGCCCT